In Anolis carolinensis isolate JA03-04 chromosome 4, rAnoCar3.1.pri, whole genome shotgun sequence, the genomic window agtattagctctccctcccaatatATGATATTGGAGCCCAGTGGGGATGAGAGATCACATCTCTCTCTTGGGCTGGACCCATGAGGTTCGGAAGGGCACCGGGGGCTCTGTGACGGCGGCCCCCCACTTCCCAGGGGGGCTCTCCTGCCATCCCTCCTCCTTGTGGCCCTCTTCGGCTCGGGTCATCCTGGCCAAACCAGAGGACAGGACGCAGGTGACCAAGAGGGCCCCGGCCATGGCGCACAGGACCGTGCCCACCGCCCGGCAGGTGCCCAAAGCGTGGTTGTACTCCACCGCCTGCTGGTCCAGCACCACAAACTCGGCTTCCCCGATGCCTTCCAGTTTGGGAGGGAGGAGGTAGCCAGTGGCTAGTGCTGCGCTTCCAAGGAGCAAGAGCAGGCCGCCAGCAGAGAGAGagacctggagaagagaagaaggagaaggagaaggagaaggagaagagggagacgGAGAAGAGGGAGATtgagaaggaaatggcaaaggaggagaaggaaaagagggagagggagaaagagatggagatgatggagatggtgaaggagagggagaagagggagaaggatatggaaaaggagatggagatgatggagatggcaaaggagaaagaaaaggagaagatggagaaggagatggaaaaggagatgatggagatggagatgatggagatggcaaaggagaaagaaaaggagaagatggagaaggagatggaaaaggagatgatggagatggagatgatggagatggcgAAGGACAGGGAGAAGAGGGAGATCGAGATGGAaaaggagatggagatgatggagatggaggagatggagatggcaaaggagaaagaaaaggagaagagggagaagatgaaaaaggagatggagatgatggagatggagacggcgaaggagaaggaaaagagggagaaggagaaaagggtTAAAGAGATGATGGAGATGAATATGGAGATGgcaaaggagagggagaaggaaaagagggagagggagaaggaggagatggcgaaggagaaagagatggcaagggagaaggaaaagagggagaaggagaaaagggagaagaggGAAATAGAGATGGGGATGATGGAGATGGTGAAAGAGAATGAGATGAAGAAGGAGAAGTAAAAGGAGAAGAACAGGGAGAGGGAGATGGAGGTGATGGAAATGGCGAAGGAGATGGCAaaggggaaggaaaagagggagaaggagaaaagagatAAGGAGAttatggagatggagatgatggagatggcaaaagagaaggagaagtaaaggagggagaaggagaagaggtagAAGGAGATGATAATGGAGATGGTGATggtgaaggagaaggaaaagagggggaagcaGAAAAGGGTTAAGGAGATTATGGAGATGgcgaaggagagggagaaggaaaagagggagagagagatggagatggcgaaggagaaggaaaagagggagaaagaaaatagggagaAGGAGATAGAaaaggagatggagatgatggagatggtaaaggaaaaggaaaagagggagaagagggagaaggacAGCCTTTAGATTAatgccatcatcattatcattggaTTGCAGAAGAGCCCAAGGGCAGCCCTTTCTAATTAGCCAAAAGGTCTCTCCTGACTGGCATTTGTATGGACAACTGCCAGAAGATCATTGCCATCTCGAGGAGATAGTGGCCTATGCCTAGTTGCTCCTTCATGCCAGCTCTGTTTCTCTGACCTGCTTAGAGATGAATGCATGTTGGCTTTGCTTCTTGATAAAATCATGTATTCTGTCCATTTGCTAAATGCTTGACCTTGAAGAGTCAAGCATTTGACATACATAGGGTCGATCTTAAACATGCCAGGTGCAAGATATATaaggtaagctgttaggaattgtgggagttgaagttcaaaacacctggagggcccatgtttgcccaggcctgtatATCACACAGGTTGTCTGAATACAGGTCTCTCTCTTGGCCAGTATCCAGTTCCTTTAGTAGCCAACCAGTTGCCTATGGGAGCCCCTCCAGTAGGACACCAGTGAATTTGAAAATGGGAGATCAACCAGCCTTTAATTCTTGTCATTCTGCAGAATGGAGGAAAAGCCCTTGAAGAAAAAGAATGCATGATCAGTTCTTTCAAGCACTTTGCTCATAATCCGTTCCTCGAAACCTTTGTGCTTGGTGATTTGTTTTTGTATATTGAGGAAGTGAGATGGGTGAACTGGGGGAGGCTGGGAATTGTgctccaaaaagtaacttctccaaactAAGGCTGGTCAGGCTATGAATTCTGGGCATCCTGTGTGGCAGGAGTTGTACAAGATGACCTCTGTGATCCCTTTCTACCTATGAGAACATTATTCAAATTTATTATTGAGAACCAAtgtggcataatggtttgagtgctggattgcAACACTGGGaggacctgggttcaaatcctcacttggccatggaaactcattgggtgaccttgaatgggttacactctctcagcctcagaggaaggcaaaagccatCCCATCTGATCATACTGTGCCGATAAAGTCCCATGATAGGACTTTCttggccataggtaaaggtaaaggtttccccttgacattaagtctagtcatgtccaactctgagggttggtgctcatctccatttctaagctgaagagccggcgttatccatagacacctccagggtcatgtggccataggcatgactgaatggagtgccgttaccttaccgccgaaatggcacctattgatctactcacatttgcatgttttcaaactgctaggttggcagaagctggggctaaccgtgggagctcactccactccccagattcaaatcgcCGACTTTttggtgagcaagttcagcaactcagcggtttaacatacTGAATCACCAGCAGCCCCACCAGCCATACTGATGGCAAAAGCATAGGTCTGAGATTGACTTGGAGGTACACAACGGCACCAAGAAGTCATTGGCCAGACCTTAGGTAGGATTCCCAGCCCTAGCAGAGGGAAGTTGCAATGCATGGGATATTACTAAAGTTTTACCTGTTGCAAAGGTGGCCAGGCCACAATAGCTGCAATCTCAGAGCTCGCTGGATGATGAGGCTGGTTGGTTAGAAGCAGAGCGTGGACCATGAGTTggattggccatctgttgggagtgttttgattgggtattttcctatatggcagggggttgactggatggcccttggggtctcttccaatgacCTCTACAACCCAATGACAGGCATCCTTTTTGGGTGGCATCCATGACGCTTGTCTGCAGATGGCGCCAGACGCATCCTGACCTGAGGATGCATTGCATGCGCTCAGGGGCAGATGCTGCATTTCAGCCTTTTGCGGCCAATTCTGGTGCATTTCTCTCCCTGCATTCACTGCTGCTCCTCCATAGTTCCATAGTATTGTCATGGGTCTTCAAGCCAAACTGGACTTGTGACAACCCTATCCTTGGGAATTTCTTGCAAGAtgcattcagaggaggtttgccattgtctttgggttgttgtgtgttttccaggctaaggccgtctggccatgttccagaagtattctctcctgacgtttcacccacatctatggcaggcatcctcagaggttgtgaggtatattcttATTCATCTTCCTCCTATattcctcccaacctctgaggatgcctgccatagatgtgggcgaaacatcagaagagaatacttctggaacatggccatactgcccaaaaatacacaacaaccctgtgatcccggccatgaaagttttCGACAAGCCATTgtctttctttgaggctgagagaatctAATTTGGCCTAAGTTTCCCAGTAAATTTCAGTGGCTAAGATGGGAGTTGAAAGCTGGAgatcaaggctggatctacactgccatataaaatccagattatctgctttaaactggattatatggcagtgtagactcatataatccggttcaaagcagataatgtggactatctgctttgataatctggatcatatggcagagtGGAAGGGGCCCTTGTGtgtatctgcactgcagaattaatgcagtttgttaccactttaattaccatagcttattgctatggagtcctgggagttgtagttttacaaggtcttgatccTAATCTAAAGTCTAATGCTCCATCCACATTTCTGCGCCACAggcccgggttgtggcgcaggctggtgagcagccagctgcagccagctgcaacaaatcactgaccaagaggtcatgagttcgaggccagctcggagcctgcgtttgtctctgtctttgttctatgttaaggcattgaatgtttgccttatatgtgtaatgtgatccgccctgagtccccttcggagtgagaagggcggaatataaatactgtaaaataaataaataaatttctgtcaTTGATGAAACCCATTCCTATGTATTCTTacgtaataaagatattatttatttgggttactgtgagttttcagggctgcatggccatgttccagaagcattctctactgacgtttcacacatatctgtggcaggcatccccagaggtgtgaggatgcctgccatagatgtgggcaaaacgtcaggagagaatgcttctggaacatggccatgcagcgcagaaaactcacagcaacccagtgattccggccatgaaagctccACCAACacatattgtttgtttatttgtttatatgttaCACCCTGGTTTCAATTATCAATTAAGGTAGAAATTTCCGACTGTAGACTTACCTTCCAAAGGACGGAAGCCCATCCGCCGCTGGATGGAGAGTTTGGGGGACTCCCAAGATCATC contains:
- the nrsn2 gene encoding neurensin-2 isoform X2, which encodes MRLPESPLMPQLQGLKASSILGHLSNSSSLGFLLTGQRERCVRIQVVPKKQVSLSAGGLLLLLGSAALATGYLLPPKLEGIGEAEFVVLDQQAVEYNHALGTCRAVGTVLCAMAGALLVTCVLSSGLARMTRAEEGHKEEGWQESPPGKWGAAVTEPPVPFRTSWVQPKREM
- the nrsn2 gene encoding neurensin-2 isoform X1 — its product is MPTTTCEHLCGCHRGPNVEEGKWYGVRSYLHLFYEDCTGLDDLGSPPNSPSSGGWASVLWKVSLSAGGLLLLLGSAALATGYLLPPKLEGIGEAEFVVLDQQAVEYNHALGTCRAVGTVLCAMAGALLVTCVLSSGLARMTRAEEGHKEEGWQESPPGKWGAAVTEPPVPFRTSWVQPKREM